From one Amphiura filiformis chromosome 13, Afil_fr2py, whole genome shotgun sequence genomic stretch:
- the LOC140168378 gene encoding uncharacterized protein — protein sequence MRAMTLIQGVLYVFLFGCVLCWTEEDNIRLQNEFIFSVPHVGLTDPVTIWITTPSSKPICTSLTIPGVGFAVNNTMSKDNPVEIRLPDSINGTDLRLRLRDQKQNKTFVVRSSATVSVHAIDNEKGYGDGFAVFPSSQLGTQYYVASYKRYLIPSFLCISSLYSNTSIIIKTPAGQLYQILLEKHESYRFDGGYDNHDDLSGTLVQSDKPVAVISGINTRVPDDRILSSGGLIEQLPHTQSWGYKFTLSPFLSLNSGYVYRVYTTNISATLLMSNGNIAHIPAESFHEGNVINDTIVSFTSDKPIMVVQYMKGFYANDPGRGSPSMLIVPPITSFNGNITFPVIKYDISHTYYINVVIECVFIDGLFLDDLPLISEDTLKSHDQSMCCLRTSLSDGQHSISHTNSSARFAVSVYALSYFSSYAYSANVLVSSRPHSSEPGFSTTSYSTSPSAMTDSSRPTTDFADVSDESEESEFNTAIVVGAGVAGGVVLICIIILILHVVRTKRKRSSNSTRDESAVTGANGRIDNSNLHENNVYQPQDAAENAYDNYQEINNGSQEYAYAYADGQHPMHPITRNDDSNDGYAYAETSRVQRPSESVAEGEDHEEEEGWMDNTVYVSWDKTRAEENAQEGWMDNSIYSSE from the exons GGACAGAAGAGGATAATATTCGATtacaaaatgaattcatcttcTCGGTTCCCCACGTAGGATTGACGGACCCGGTTACGATCTGGATTACTACGCCTTCTTCTAAACCAATCTGTACTAGTCTCACCATACCTGGTGTTGGATTTGCCGTTAACAACACCATGAGTAAAGACAACCCAGTGGAAATTCGCTTGCCAGATTCTATAAACGGTACTGACTTACGTCTTCGGCTAAgagatcaaaaacaaaacaagacattTGTGGTGAGATCATCAGCAACGGTATCAGTACATGCTATAGATAACGAAAAAGGATATGGTGATGGATTTGCTGTGTTTCCGTCATCACAACTAGGTACACAATATTATGTCGCCTCCTACAAGCGTTACTTAATTCCGTCATTTCTCTGTATATCGTCACTCTACTCCAATACGTCAATAATCATCAAAACACCTGCAGGACAATTGTACCAAATCTTGTTAGAAAAACATGAAAGTTACCGGTTTGATGGAGGATATGATAATCATGATGATCTATCGGGAACTCTCGTGCAAAGTGATAAGCCAGTTGCTGTGATATCTGGTATAAACACCCGGGTTCCTGATGACCGTATATTATCTAGTGGTGGCTTAATAGAGCAACTACCACATACACAGAGTTGGGGGTACAAATTCACATTGTCTCCATTTCTAAGTTTAAATTCGGGTTATGTTTACAGAGTATATACTACAAACATTTCAGCTACATTGCTTATGTCCAATGGCAACATTGCCCATATTCCAGCTGAGTCTTTCCATGAAGGAAACGTCATAAATGACACTATTGTATCATTTACATCAGATAAGCCAATCATGGTGGTACAATATATGAAGGGGTTCTATGCCAATGACCCTGGACGTGGTAGTCCGTCGATGCTTATCGTTCCACCGATCACATCTTTCAATGGTAATATAACATTCCCCGTGATTAAGTACGATATTTCACACACATATTACATCAACGTTGTCATAGAATGTGTCTTCATTGATGGACTATTCTTGGATGACTTACCGTTAATAAGTGAAGATACACTTAAGAGTCATGATCAATCCATGTGCTGTTTACGCACCAGTTTGTCTGATGGACAACATAGCATATCACACACCAATTCCTCGGCAAGATTTGCCGTGTCAGTTTATGCCCTATCTTACTTTTCTTCATACGCTTATTCGGCGAATGTTTTAGTCTCTTCAA GACCCCATTCAAGTGAACCAGGATTTTCCACAACCTCGTATTCGACCAGCCCAAGTGCAATGACCGATTCTAGTC GACCAACTACGGATTTTGCAGATGTCAGTGATGAGTCTGAGGAGTCGGAATTTAATACAG CTATCGTCGTCGGTGCGGGTGTCGCTGGTGGTGTGGTGTTGATATGCATCATTATCTTGATATTACATGTCGTAAG GACCAAACGCAAACGAAGTTCAAACTCTACTAGAGATGAATCAGCGGTCACGGGTGCTAATGGAAGAATTGACAACAGCAACCTCCACGAAAATAATGTATACCAGCCTCAGGATGCAGCTGAAAATGCTTACGACAATTACCAAGAAATTAACAACGGGTCACAGGAATATGCGTACGCCTATGCCGATGGTCAACATCCAATGCATCCAATAACGCGAAACGATGATAGTAATGACGGGTATGCGTATGCTGAGACAAGTCGAGTCCAACGCCCATCTGAATCAGTGGCAGAAGGAGAGGATCATGAAGAGGAGGAAGGATGGATGGATAACACGGTTTATGTATCATGGGATAAGACACGTGCTGAAGAGAATGCACAGGAGGGGTGGATGGATAACTCTATTTATAGCAGCGAATGA